One part of the Lotus japonicus ecotype B-129 chromosome 2, LjGifu_v1.2 genome encodes these proteins:
- the LOC130740827 gene encoding uncharacterized protein LOC130740827, with protein MVDVDRRMTGLNPAHVAGLRRLSARAASSSSTTSSSVPLRNGVVSFSSVVEKVITQLRSSGIEVQPGLSDTEFARTEAEFGFVFPPDLRAVLAAGVPVGPGFPDWRSGGARLHLRASLDLPIAAISFQIARNTVWSKSWGLRPAEPEKALRVARNALKRAPLLIPICNHCYIPSNPCLAGNPVFFVDENRIFCCGLDLSDFFQRESLFRSSESDPHLLKQRSVSEKSAGSSTAFSRRSLDNGGRTPRWVEFWTDAASDRRRRNSLSSASSSPERFFEMPRSGVPGWVEDYIGKIGSVLKAGGWSETDVTEMVQVSASGFVEGEMVVLDNQALLDALLLKADRYSDSLRKAGWSSEEVTEALGFDFRPEKERKPVKKLSPELVERIEKLAQSVSQS; from the coding sequence ATGGTCGACGTGGACCGGAGGATGACCGGTCTAAACCCGGCTCACGTAGCCGGTCTAAGACGGTTATCGGCGCGAGCagcatcctcctcctccaccacctcgTCCTCCGTGCCACTACGCAACGGCGTCGTTTCATTTTCATCAGTAGTAGAAAAGGTAATAACCCAGCTCCGAAGCTCCGGCATCGAAGTCCAACCGGGTCTCTCCGATACAGAGTTCGCACGCACAGAGGCAGAGTTCGGCTTCGTATTCCCACCGGACCTCCGTGCAGTCCTCGCCGCCGGTGTCCCCGTCGGCCCTGGATTCCCTGACTGGCGATCCGGCGGCGCGCGGCTGCACCTACGCGCATCTCTGGACCTTCCAATCGCAGCGATTTCGTTCCAGATCGCGAGGAACACCGTGTGGTCTAAGTCATGGGGCCTGAGGCCTGCCGAGCCGGAGAAGGCGCTGCGAGTGGCGAGGAACGCGCTGAAGCGAGCTCCGTTGCTGATTCCCATCTGCAACCATTGCTACATTCCCTCCAACCCCTGCCTCGCCGGGAACCCTGTTTTCTTCGTCGACGAGAACAGAATCTTCTGCTGCGGCTTAGATCTCTCTGATTTCTTCCAACGCGAGTCACTCTTCCGGAGCTCCGAATCCGACCCGCATCTTCTCAAGCAGCGATCAGTTAGCGAGAAATCCGCTGGTTCTTCAACCGCTTTCTCCCGGAGGAGCCTCGACAACGGAGGCAGGACGCCACGGTGGGTTGAGTTCTGGACCGACGCGGCATCCGATCGCCGCCGGAGAAACTCTTTGTCATCAGCGTCTTCATCGCCGGAGAGATTCTTCGAGATGCCCCGATCCGGAGTCCCGGGTTGGGTGGAGGACTACATAGGGAAAATCGGGTCGGTTCTGAAAGCGGGTGGGTGGAGCGAAACGGATGTAACAGAAATGGTGCAGGTTTCAGCTTCCGGATTTGTCGAAGGGGAGATGGTGGTGCTGGATAATCAAGCGCTGCTGGATGCTCTGCTATTGAAAGCGGATAGGTATTCGGATTCGCTCCGGAAAGCTGGGTGGAGCTCCGAGGAGGTAACCGAAGCTTTAGGATTCGATTTTCGACCCGAGAAGGAACGGAAACCGGTGAAAAAGCTTTCCCCAGAGCTTGTGGAAAGAATCGAGAAACTGGCTCAGTCTGTTTCCCAGTCATGA